One window of Trichomycterus rosablanca isolate fTriRos1 chromosome 2, fTriRos1.hap1, whole genome shotgun sequence genomic DNA carries:
- the lrrc3b gene encoding leucine-rich repeat-containing protein 3B yields MTPLDLWLSRSIPMCLLLQSLVLMALCFPSASMCPKGCVCQRAEYPPYGLNVTCSQARLKEIPSDLPADTVLLQLDRNHIQAVPERAFQDLRMLRRLNLSHNAVETLGESAFVGLEGSLELLDLSHNRIVSVHKDAFARLKARVLVHDNPWHCDCALQQALGGMAHNHEAAARVLCRSSELRDQEGRPFLAVDADLCNLARRTTDYAMLVTMFGWFAMVISYVVYYVRQNQEDARRHLEYLKSLPSKPRKPDEPEDISTVM; encoded by the coding sequence ATGACTCCGCTGGACCTGTGGCTCTCGCGCTCTATCCCCATGTGCCTCCTGCTGCAGAGCCTGGTGCTCATGGCTCTCTGCTTTCCATCGGCCAGCATGTGCCCCAAAGGGTGTGTGTGCCAGCGGGCCGAATACCCACCGTACGGTCTAAATGTTACCTGCAGCCAGGCACGGTTAAAGGAGATCCCGTCAGACCTTCCTGCAGATACGGTCCTACTCCAGCTGGACCGTAACCACATTCAGGCCGTGCCTGAACGTGCCTTCCAGGACCTAAGAATGCTGCGCAGGCTCAACTTGTCCCATAATGCAGTGGAGACGCTGGGAGAGAGTGCCTTTGTCGGCCTGGAGGGTTCACTGGAGCTGCTTGACCTGTCACATAACCGTATAGTTAGCGTGCACAAGGATGCATTTGCGAGGCTAAAAGCACGTGTGCTGGTGCATGACAACCCATGGCACTGCGACTGTGCTCTGCAGCAGGCACTTGGTGGCATGGCGCATAATCATGAGGCAGCGGCCCGCGTGCTGTGCCGCAGCTCGGAGCTGAGGGACCAAGAGGGACGACCGTTCCTAGCTGTGGATGCAGATTTGTGCAATCTGGCCAGACGAACCACTGACTACGCCATGCTGGTGACCATGTTCGGTTGGTTCGCCATGGTCATCTCTTATGTGGTCTACTACGTCAGGCAAAACCAAGAAGATGCACGGCGGCACTTGGAGTATCTTAAGTCACTACCAAGCAAACCCAGGAAGCCAGATGAACCAGAGGACATCAGTACCGTGATGTGA